One segment of Capnocytophaga sp. oral taxon 878 DNA contains the following:
- a CDS encoding DUF4272 domain-containing protein, translating to MNNKPITAQERKNRSIAILASQGVPYIEHLPFRYETEEVTPRDKKEVIERAVCSFASIMCALSISEGEYSEEDRVYAEDFLSEKYNALELLTPMEQQVIAGTISEAGAMNASWKYESLWVLLWALGIVEELSFPNEICDCDLIMDTMDEFEGLDDFMAHTTLRPIEEILQALDLHYRYHWTTVNARIYGSDLAGLDEDIVMERRAGLEWLCCKGQENDNLTDSDNAWDYPELGT from the coding sequence ATGAATAATAAACCAATTACTGCGCAAGAGCGCAAAAACAGAAGTATAGCAATACTTGCGTCGCAAGGCGTACCTTATATAGAACATTTGCCCTTTCGTTATGAAACAGAGGAAGTAACCCCTCGTGATAAAAAAGAAGTCATTGAGCGGGCAGTATGCTCATTTGCTTCTATAATGTGTGCTTTATCTATCAGTGAAGGTGAATATTCTGAAGAGGATAGAGTATATGCAGAAGATTTTCTTTCAGAAAAATACAATGCCCTTGAGTTGCTAACTCCTATGGAACAGCAGGTGATTGCAGGTACTATAAGTGAGGCAGGAGCTATGAATGCCTCTTGGAAATACGAGTCATTATGGGTATTACTATGGGCTCTGGGCATCGTAGAAGAACTATCATTCCCCAATGAGATTTGCGATTGCGATTTGATAATGGATACAATGGACGAGTTTGAGGGGCTTGATGACTTTATGGCACATACCACCCTGCGCCCCATAGAAGAAATCTTGCAAGCCTTAGACTTGCACTATCGCTACCACTGGACAACAGTAAATGCTCGTATATACGGTTCGGACTTAGCAGGTTTAGACGAAGATATCGTAATGGAACGCCGTGCTGGCTTGGAATGGTTGTGTTGCAAAGGACAAGAGAACGACAATCTTACCGATAGCGACAACGCTTGGGATTACCCCGAACTAGGTACTTAA
- a CDS encoding Gfo/Idh/MocA family oxidoreductase produces MNIALASFGMSGRVFHAPFIAAHPQLNLYAIVERHRSDSRALYPEAKLLRSVEEMLQDPCIDLVVVNTPIQTHYAYAKAALLAGKNVLVEKPFTVTLAEAQELNSIAIAQQKLLSVYQNRRYDGDYLKVKEVVESGVLGELKEVEIRFDRFRSEISSKAHKESALPGGGALYDLGAHLVDQALQLFGKPKKIITDLGYLRKGTQTDDYFELIFMYDNQLRVRLKSTTFALERQWEYTLHGSEGSFLQQRFDGQEAALVAGATPSPTPWLPTIGEPNGILHTLGGGRELTTAQDGNYWHFYEALYQALIGNGKNPVPAADAIEVIRWLENQPILQSSL; encoded by the coding sequence ATGAATATTGCTCTTGCTAGTTTTGGAATGAGTGGGCGTGTGTTTCACGCTCCTTTCATTGCTGCCCACCCGCAGCTGAACCTATATGCAATAGTAGAGCGACACCGCTCGGACTCACGTGCTTTGTACCCAGAGGCGAAGCTATTGCGCTCGGTAGAGGAAATGCTACAAGACCCTTGTATTGATTTGGTAGTGGTGAATACTCCTATCCAAACGCATTACGCTTATGCTAAAGCGGCCTTGCTGGCTGGGAAGAATGTATTGGTAGAAAAGCCTTTTACTGTGACCCTTGCTGAAGCACAAGAGCTGAACTCGATAGCTATAGCACAGCAGAAGCTGCTGAGTGTGTACCAAAACAGGCGTTATGATGGTGATTACCTTAAAGTGAAGGAGGTAGTGGAAAGTGGTGTGCTGGGGGAACTGAAGGAGGTAGAAATTCGTTTTGACCGCTTTCGGAGTGAAATTAGTAGTAAAGCCCATAAGGAGAGTGCGCTGCCTGGTGGTGGTGCGCTGTATGACCTTGGGGCGCACCTTGTAGACCAAGCTTTGCAGCTTTTTGGTAAGCCCAAAAAAATAATCACCGATTTGGGTTACCTTAGGAAAGGTACTCAAACTGATGATTATTTTGAACTCATTTTTATGTATGACAATCAGCTTAGGGTGCGGCTGAAATCGACTACATTTGCACTGGAACGCCAATGGGAGTATACGCTGCACGGGAGTGAAGGCTCTTTCTTACAACAGCGTTTTGATGGACAAGAGGCGGCTTTGGTAGCTGGGGCTACCCCCTCACCTACCCCTTGGCTGCCTACCATTGGTGAGCCTAATGGGATACTACACACCCTTGGTGGTGGGCGTGAGCTTACTACTGCACAAGATGGTAATTACTGGCATTTTTATGAGGCTTTGTACCAAGCACTAATAGGCAATGGTAAAAACCCTGTGCCTGCGGCTGATGCCATTGAGGTAATTAGATGGTTGGAAAATCAGCCGATATTACAATCTTCCTTGTAA
- a CDS encoding thioredoxin family protein codes for MRKYILIAALLCGAITTALAQSSDDVNKEKAAYQQPYNPQEDGDARITQLLAQAKKQHKKLLVQIGGNWCVWCLRFNHLVTTDPELKRILNKKYIFYHLNYSPENKNEKAFNKYGNPGNQYGYPAFLILSPKGEVLFTQKSEDLEEAKGYDRKKVKKFLQGRL; via the coding sequence ATGAGAAAATATATTTTAATAGCTGCCCTCCTATGTGGGGCAATAACTACTGCTTTAGCTCAAAGTAGTGACGATGTAAATAAAGAAAAAGCTGCCTACCAGCAGCCCTATAATCCCCAAGAAGACGGCGATGCCCGCATCACCCAGCTGCTCGCCCAAGCCAAAAAACAGCACAAAAAACTTTTAGTGCAAATAGGCGGTAACTGGTGCGTATGGTGCCTGCGCTTTAACCACCTCGTAACTACCGACCCCGAGCTAAAACGCATCCTGAACAAAAAGTACATCTTTTATCATCTTAACTACTCTCCCGAAAATAAGAATGAAAAAGCCTTTAACAAATACGGCAACCCAGGTAACCAATATGGCTACCCCGCCTTTCTTATCCTCAGCCCCAAAGGCGAAGTACTCTTTACCCAAAAAAGTGAAGATTTAGAAGAAGCAAAAGGCTACGACCGCAAAAAAGTAAAGAAGTTCTTACAAGGAAGATTGTAA
- a CDS encoding Dps family protein — protein sequence MSLNTLGLNKAQVEKEVSLLNVLLANYQTYYQNLRGVHWNIKGKRFFELHIKFEELYNSAQEQVDQIAERILTLGGVPFHTLQSYVKHATVPVGENIFDDDKTVRLVINTISALLPLERELLTLSDEIGDEGTNSLISGFVSEQEKNVWMLKAYLNEVI from the coding sequence ATGAGTTTAAATACTTTAGGGCTTAACAAAGCCCAAGTCGAAAAAGAAGTTAGCTTACTAAATGTATTGCTTGCCAATTACCAAACCTACTACCAAAACCTACGCGGGGTACACTGGAATATCAAAGGAAAACGCTTCTTTGAACTACACATTAAGTTCGAAGAACTTTACAACTCTGCCCAAGAACAAGTCGATCAAATCGCCGAACGTATCCTTACTCTCGGCGGCGTGCCTTTCCACACTTTGCAATCTTATGTGAAACACGCTACCGTACCCGTAGGAGAAAACATTTTTGACGACGACAAAACCGTACGTTTGGTAATCAACACCATTAGCGCACTTCTTCCCCTTGAAAGAGAATTACTTACCCTTTCCGACGAAATAGGCGACGAAGGTACCAACTCTCTCATTAGCGGATTCGTTTCCGAACAAGAAAAGAACGTTTGGATGCTTAAAGCATACCTCAATGAGGTAATTTAA